Proteins from a genomic interval of Corynebacterium deserti GIMN1.010:
- a CDS encoding glycerate kinase family protein: MSTSPAIIIAPDSYKGTATATLAAQYLGEGVLEVIPDASITLAPMADGGEGTSAVFDGEVITLPTTNAAGRLTEASYTFDEATETAYIDIAAASGLPAVADNPVPTTGDTYGTGVLIADAVTRGATRIVLGLGGSATTDAGSGILVALGAVPRNKAGYGIASGGEALIDLDYIDTALLNIPAAAVEWILLTDVDAPATGPTGAAAVFGPQKGATPKQVTLLDASLAHTCTQLDIDGTLPGMGAAGGIAIGITWLSTLMHGTSGHVHIIPGAALIARSNGIEEALPNADLLITGEGRLDSQSFTGKVVGTLQALAQKNSVPLAVAAGIVADDVPAELHTYEMLKSSDVAAQLRDAGRRIAEDFLANRF; this comes from the coding sequence ATGAGTACCTCCCCCGCCATCATTATCGCCCCGGATTCCTACAAAGGAACCGCAACGGCAACGCTCGCCGCGCAGTATTTGGGTGAGGGAGTCTTAGAGGTCATCCCTGACGCCTCAATCACCTTAGCCCCCATGGCCGACGGCGGCGAAGGTACTTCGGCTGTATTTGATGGTGAGGTCATAACCTTACCCACCACTAACGCCGCCGGACGCCTGACTGAAGCAAGTTACACCTTCGACGAGGCCACTGAAACGGCCTATATCGACATCGCTGCCGCCTCTGGTTTGCCCGCCGTCGCCGATAACCCCGTCCCCACTACGGGCGACACTTATGGCACTGGCGTCCTCATTGCCGATGCGGTCACCCGCGGCGCCACCCGCATTGTGTTGGGGCTAGGCGGATCCGCCACCACCGACGCAGGTTCCGGCATTCTTGTTGCACTTGGCGCCGTGCCGCGCAACAAAGCTGGTTACGGTATCGCCTCAGGTGGCGAAGCCCTTATCGACCTTGATTACATCGACACCGCTTTGCTCAACATCCCTGCAGCTGCCGTGGAATGGATCCTCCTCACCGACGTTGATGCCCCCGCCACCGGCCCCACGGGCGCGGCCGCCGTTTTCGGGCCACAAAAAGGTGCTACACCAAAGCAAGTAACGCTTCTCGACGCCTCCCTTGCGCATACCTGCACCCAATTAGACATTGATGGCACGCTCCCCGGAATGGGTGCCGCGGGCGGCATTGCCATCGGCATAACCTGGCTTTCCACCCTCATGCACGGAACGTCAGGCCATGTCCACATCATTCCGGGCGCAGCACTTATCGCTCGCTCCAACGGCATTGAAGAGGCCCTCCCTAACGCTGATCTCCTCATCACCGGCGAGGGGCGCTTAGATTCCCAATCATTTACTGGAAAAGTGGTGGGTACTCTGCAGGCATTGGCCCAGAAAAACTCCGTTCCCCTTGCAGTGGCTGCGGGCATTGTCGCTGACGATGTCCCCGCAGAGCTACACACCTATGAAATGCTGAAATCCTCCGACGTAGCAGCACAGCTTCGTGATGCTGGTCGAAGGATCGCAGAAGATTTCTTGGCTAACCGTTTCTAA
- a CDS encoding VOC family protein, translated as MALLEKTINQNTFMDAVSLRVGDLEGMSSYYSNILSLQPLEEKVHGKEVHRVLGRPGTPLLRLISTPGLPAVDPRQAGLYHTAFLFDTKESLAATVYRAAHEPRSRFVGSSDHLVSEAFYFTDPEGNGIELYVDRPRSEWLYAGNGDVRMDTIYLDPNKYLQTYLSETVLNNTSILPASIGHVHLQVGNTEQARQFYVDKIGFEATTSVAGALFASAGGYHHHVAMNSWHSAGAGPRAATLGLADVAIVVPEREDLDMLVNRLKGTEFSDNGTSVTTLDPWGTHVTVSLPGVDTDELLNR; from the coding sequence ATGGCACTGCTCGAAAAGACCATCAACCAGAACACCTTTATGGATGCCGTCAGCCTCCGCGTCGGTGACCTGGAGGGTATGTCTAGCTACTACTCCAACATACTTTCCCTCCAGCCACTGGAAGAAAAGGTGCACGGCAAGGAAGTGCACCGCGTTTTGGGACGCCCAGGTACTCCACTGCTTCGCCTTATCTCCACTCCAGGTCTCCCAGCAGTAGATCCTCGCCAGGCTGGCCTCTACCACACCGCATTCCTCTTCGACACCAAGGAAAGCCTCGCGGCAACCGTGTACCGCGCAGCGCACGAGCCACGTTCCCGCTTCGTCGGATCGTCCGATCACCTTGTTTCTGAGGCGTTCTACTTCACCGACCCAGAGGGCAACGGCATCGAGCTTTACGTTGACCGCCCACGTTCCGAGTGGCTGTACGCAGGAAATGGTGACGTTCGAATGGACACCATTTACCTCGACCCGAACAAGTACCTACAGACCTACCTGAGCGAAACGGTGCTCAACAACACTTCAATTTTGCCAGCCTCAATTGGTCATGTTCACTTGCAAGTTGGCAACACTGAGCAGGCACGCCAGTTCTACGTGGACAAGATTGGCTTTGAAGCAACCACCTCTGTAGCCGGCGCACTGTTTGCTTCCGCAGGCGGATACCACCACCACGTAGCAATGAACTCCTGGCATTCTGCGGGTGCAGGCCCTCGCGCAGCAACCTTGGGCCTGGCAGACGTTGCCATCGTTGTCCCAGAGCGTGAAGATCTAGACATGTTGGTTAACCGCCTGAAGGGCACCGAATTTTCCGACAACGGAACCTCGGTTACCACCCTCGATCCTTGGGGAACCCACGTGACTGTCTCACTTCCGGGTGTAGATACTGATGAACTTCTTAATCGTTAG
- a CDS encoding beta/alpha barrel domain-containing protein codes for MVATENRLLMEIATEISAREATLGFQEVKAKSRQADLPAAYEIASVFFSSGCNVVVAFDRFASDWSDHTDPVDYAAQVASFGAAMMAYTVRRGAFEAAVKDIKAIRAEVDIPLLLSDPIIDPYQIHEARVMGIDALQLPVWAMDQHRLESLVDRTESLGMTAIVSVRNHEEARRAVSSGARVVAIDVTGYTGSLTLPEAFSGICQFLPDNIARLVLGGCMTPKDLMKFAGFSADAVFVPHTGLDTAKSLVTAGMHPACPSRKQSME; via the coding sequence ATGGTTGCCACGGAGAACCGATTATTAATGGAGATTGCCACGGAGATTTCCGCGCGCGAAGCCACACTTGGTTTTCAGGAAGTGAAAGCCAAATCTCGTCAAGCAGATCTACCGGCGGCTTATGAGATTGCGTCAGTCTTTTTCTCTTCGGGCTGCAATGTTGTAGTCGCCTTTGATCGTTTTGCCTCCGATTGGTCCGATCACACCGACCCCGTCGATTACGCCGCACAAGTTGCCTCCTTCGGCGCTGCCATGATGGCATACACCGTGCGCCGTGGCGCCTTTGAAGCAGCAGTGAAAGACATCAAAGCCATTAGGGCAGAGGTTGATATTCCGCTGCTGCTGAGTGATCCCATCATTGATCCGTATCAAATCCATGAAGCCCGAGTCATGGGCATCGACGCCCTCCAATTACCTGTTTGGGCGATGGATCAACATCGTTTGGAATCGTTGGTGGACCGTACCGAATCATTGGGTATGACCGCCATTGTGTCGGTACGCAACCACGAGGAAGCCCGCCGTGCAGTCAGTTCTGGGGCACGAGTTGTCGCCATTGATGTCACTGGTTATACCGGCTCGTTGACGCTGCCTGAAGCGTTCTCCGGGATTTGCCAGTTCCTGCCCGATAACATCGCGCGCCTTGTACTTGGAGGCTGTATGACCCCGAAAGACCTCATGAAGTTTGCAGGTTTTTCTGCCGATGCAGTTTTTGTTCCTCACACTGGATTGGATACAGCAAAATCCTTGGTCACAGCAGGGATGCACCCTGCTTGTCCGTCGCGAAAGCAGTCGATGGAATAA
- the lgt gene encoding prolipoprotein diacylglyceryl transferase, with protein sequence MTLAAIPSPPQGVWYLGPIPIRAYAMCIIAGIIVAVWLTRKRYAARGGNPELVLDAAIVAVPAGIIGGRIYHVITDNQKYFCETCDPIDALKITNGGLGIWGAVILGGLAVAAFFKFKKLPLAPFADAVAPGVILAQGIGRLGNWFNQELYGAETTVPWGLEIYYRVDDAGRFAPVTGTSTGEIMAVVHPTFLYELLWNVLIFALLLWADKRFKLGHGRVFALYVAGYTLGRFWIEQMRVDEATLVGGIRINTIVSAVVFIGAVIVFFLLKKGRETPEEVDPNYPETPTDGGEAEVASVASGKNESKKAGPIDGETTSTS encoded by the coding sequence ATGACCTTGGCTGCGATACCGTCACCTCCGCAAGGCGTGTGGTACCTCGGCCCCATTCCTATCAGGGCCTACGCGATGTGCATTATCGCGGGCATCATTGTCGCCGTCTGGCTTACCCGAAAGCGCTACGCCGCTCGAGGTGGCAATCCAGAACTGGTGCTTGACGCCGCTATCGTTGCTGTGCCCGCTGGCATTATTGGTGGTCGCATTTATCACGTCATCACGGATAATCAGAAGTACTTTTGTGAGACATGTGATCCTATCGATGCCCTCAAGATCACCAATGGTGGCTTAGGTATTTGGGGTGCGGTCATCCTGGGTGGCCTTGCCGTAGCGGCATTTTTTAAATTCAAAAAGCTGCCACTGGCACCGTTTGCTGATGCCGTTGCGCCGGGTGTGATCCTGGCGCAGGGTATTGGACGGCTAGGAAACTGGTTCAACCAGGAACTTTACGGCGCAGAAACCACCGTTCCGTGGGGATTGGAAATCTATTACCGCGTCGATGATGCCGGACGATTCGCCCCAGTAACAGGGACGTCTACCGGCGAGATCATGGCAGTTGTGCACCCGACGTTCCTTTATGAACTGCTGTGGAACGTCCTCATCTTCGCGCTGCTGCTGTGGGCTGACAAACGATTCAAGCTGGGCCACGGCCGCGTTTTCGCACTTTATGTTGCGGGTTATACCTTGGGCCGATTCTGGATTGAACAGATGCGTGTCGACGAAGCCACCCTTGTTGGCGGCATCCGTATTAACACCATTGTCTCTGCGGTTGTGTTCATCGGAGCGGTCATCGTGTTCTTCCTATTGAAGAAGGGGCGCGAGACGCCTGAGGAAGTAGATCCCAATTATCCAGAAACCCCAACCGATGGGGGAGAAGCCGAGGTGGCGTCTGTCGCTTCTGGGAAAAACGAAAGCAAAAAGGCTGGTCCCATTGATGGGGAAACGACTTCAACCTCATAA
- a CDS encoding TIGR02234 family membrane protein yields the protein MKPRVLSALGIGAGALVVWISSRMNWVTIEAFDDKSGSTTQSIVGATWSTEIMALALALLAAFAAALVLRRTGRRIIGAISALIAIGASLSPLTLLTQDPDAERARTLLTSGVANQKANSGTLLSDWAEITNITTHPLAAVVAMIGCALALVGGIVLAMKPGENTAKGNQYERKEARAQKIHTDLQEEPDSGRVMWDALDSDIDFTENPRSDGKTPGQG from the coding sequence ATGAAGCCACGCGTGCTGTCCGCCTTGGGCATTGGCGCTGGAGCTCTCGTTGTGTGGATTAGCTCCCGCATGAACTGGGTTACCATCGAAGCATTCGACGATAAATCCGGTTCCACTACTCAATCCATCGTGGGAGCAACCTGGTCCACCGAAATCATGGCGCTGGCCTTGGCTCTGCTTGCAGCCTTCGCCGCAGCGTTGGTGCTGCGCCGCACCGGCCGGCGCATCATTGGCGCAATTTCTGCGTTGATCGCCATCGGAGCAAGCTTGTCTCCACTGACGCTGCTCACCCAAGATCCCGACGCTGAGCGTGCCCGCACCTTGCTGACCTCAGGTGTAGCAAACCAAAAAGCAAACTCGGGAACGCTGCTGTCGGACTGGGCTGAAATCACTAACATCACCACCCATCCTCTTGCAGCTGTGGTGGCGATGATTGGCTGCGCGTTGGCACTTGTCGGTGGCATCGTCTTGGCCATGAAGCCTGGTGAAAACACGGCAAAGGGCAACCAATACGAGCGTAAAGAGGCGCGTGCTCAGAAAATTCATACGGACCTGCAGGAAGAACCAGACTCTGGACGTGTGATGTGGGACGCACTTGATTCGGATATTGATTTCACAGAAAATCCCCGATCTGACGGTAAAACACCAGGTCAGGGTTAG
- the pyk gene encoding pyruvate kinase yields the protein MERRTKIVCTLGPAVASADGILRLVQDGMNVARLNFSHGDHPDHEQNYNWVREATDKTGNAVGILADLQGPKIRLGRFTDGATVWETGETVRITVDDVDGTHDRVSTTYKNLAKDAKPGDRLLVDDGKVGLVCVSVEGNDVICEVVEGGPVSNNKGVSLPGMDISVPALSEKDIKDLRFALKLGVDFIALSFVRSPADVELVHKIMDEEGRRVPVIAKLEKPEAVAALESIVLAFDAVMVARGDLGVEVPLEEVPLVQKRAIQIARENAKPVIVATQMLDSMIENSRPTRAEASDVANAVLDGADAVMLSGETSVGKDPHNVVRTMARIVRFAETDGRVPDLTHIPRTKRGVISYSARDIAERLNARALVAFTTSGDTAKRLARLHSQLPLLVFTPSPAVRSELALTWGATTFLCPPVTDTDDMMREVDRALLAMPDYNKGDMMVVVAGSPPGVTGNTNMIHVHNLGDDTRVTKPLD from the coding sequence GTGGAAAGACGAACAAAAATTGTATGTACTCTAGGCCCAGCGGTGGCAAGCGCAGATGGCATTTTGCGTTTGGTTCAAGATGGCATGAACGTTGCCCGTTTGAATTTCTCCCATGGCGACCACCCAGATCACGAGCAAAACTACAACTGGGTACGCGAAGCAACGGATAAAACCGGCAACGCTGTCGGTATCCTCGCGGACCTCCAAGGACCAAAGATTCGCCTCGGCCGTTTTACTGACGGCGCAACCGTATGGGAAACCGGCGAGACCGTACGCATCACCGTAGATGATGTCGACGGCACCCATGACCGCGTTTCCACCACCTACAAGAACCTGGCAAAGGATGCAAAGCCCGGCGATCGCCTGCTTGTTGACGACGGCAAGGTTGGCCTCGTCTGCGTCTCTGTCGAAGGCAATGACGTTATCTGTGAGGTCGTCGAAGGCGGCCCTGTGTCCAACAACAAGGGTGTCTCCCTTCCAGGTATGGACATTTCTGTTCCTGCGCTGTCTGAAAAGGACATCAAGGACCTACGCTTCGCTTTGAAGCTCGGCGTTGACTTCATTGCACTGTCTTTCGTGCGTTCCCCTGCAGACGTTGAACTCGTCCACAAGATCATGGATGAGGAAGGCCGTCGCGTTCCAGTTATCGCAAAGCTGGAGAAGCCAGAAGCTGTTGCAGCACTGGAATCCATCGTCTTGGCTTTCGACGCCGTCATGGTTGCTCGTGGTGACCTAGGCGTGGAAGTTCCTTTGGAAGAAGTTCCTCTGGTGCAAAAGCGTGCGATCCAGATTGCTCGCGAAAACGCAAAGCCTGTCATCGTGGCAACCCAGATGCTCGATTCCATGATTGAGAACTCCCGCCCAACCCGTGCCGAAGCATCTGACGTTGCAAACGCCGTCCTCGACGGTGCTGACGCTGTCATGCTTTCCGGTGAGACCTCTGTTGGTAAGGATCCACACAACGTGGTTCGCACCATGGCTCGTATCGTTCGTTTCGCAGAAACCGATGGTCGCGTCCCTGATCTCACCCACATCCCACGCACCAAGCGTGGTGTGATTTCTTACTCTGCACGTGACATTGCAGAGCGTCTCAACGCTCGCGCACTGGTTGCGTTCACCACCTCTGGTGATACCGCTAAGCGTCTGGCTCGTTTGCACAGCCAGCTGCCGTTGCTCGTCTTCACCCCGTCACCTGCAGTTCGCTCTGAGTTGGCACTGACGTGGGGTGCAACCACCTTCTTGTGTCCACCAGTTACTGACACTGATGACATGATGCGCGAAGTTGACCGCGCTCTGTTGGCAATGCCTGATTACAACAAGGGCGACATGATGGTTGTCGTTGCAGGTTCCCCTCCTGGAGTTACGGGCAACACCAACATGATTCACGTCCATAATTTGGGCGACGACACCCGTGTTACTAAGCCTCTCGACTAA
- a CDS encoding inositol monophosphatase family protein, producing MDARGMLAIAEAVVDDAEAMFVEGFGALPAHMKTPGDFATEVDLAIESHVRSMLSAMTGIAVIGEEKGGATSGTRWVIDPIDGTANFAASNPMSAILISLMVDDQPVLGITSMPMLGKRLTAHEGSPLMINGESQEPLQENPTLVSHIGFSSMASPRNTEFPAELRRDLLTELTDSYLRPRITGSVGVDLAFTAQGIFGACVSFSPHVWDNSAGVMLMRAAGAVVTDTDGRPWQPGQGVVAGTPKAHEVLMSKINKVRSMQEEQK from the coding sequence ATGGATGCCCGTGGGATGTTGGCCATTGCTGAGGCCGTAGTTGATGATGCAGAAGCCATGTTTGTTGAAGGCTTCGGCGCGCTTCCAGCACACATGAAAACACCTGGTGACTTTGCAACCGAGGTGGATTTAGCCATTGAATCTCATGTTCGATCCATGCTTAGTGCCATGACCGGCATCGCCGTGATTGGTGAAGAAAAAGGTGGAGCTACCTCTGGGACGAGGTGGGTTATCGACCCCATTGATGGCACTGCCAACTTCGCAGCATCCAACCCCATGAGTGCCATTTTGATCTCGCTGATGGTGGACGATCAACCAGTATTGGGCATCACGTCTATGCCAATGCTGGGCAAAAGGCTAACGGCACACGAAGGCTCTCCGCTCATGATTAACGGGGAGTCGCAGGAGCCGTTGCAGGAAAACCCTACATTGGTCTCGCACATCGGGTTTAGCTCGATGGCATCGCCACGCAATACGGAGTTTCCAGCGGAGCTGCGTCGAGACCTGCTTACTGAATTAACAGATTCCTATTTGCGGCCTCGCATCACGGGGTCAGTGGGTGTGGACCTCGCGTTTACTGCACAGGGAATTTTCGGTGCTTGTGTGTCGTTTTCGCCACACGTATGGGATAACTCCGCAGGTGTCATGCTGATGCGTGCAGCAGGGGCCGTGGTCACCGATACAGATGGCCGTCCATGGCAGCCAGGGCAAGGTGTCGTTGCGGGAACGCCCAAGGCCCATGAAGTTTTGATGAGTAAGATTAACAAAGTTCGGTCTATGCAAGAGGAGCAGAAATAA
- the hisI gene encoding phosphoribosyl-AMP cyclohydrolase — protein sequence MSENPADYTLEESVEKRLKLNDTGLVPAIVQADDTKEVLMMAWMDTHALAYTLATRRGTYFSRSRNEYWIKGLTSGNVQEVTNVALDCDGDTILVTVKQTGGACHTGARTCFDNDVLL from the coding sequence ATGAGTGAAAATCCAGCAGATTATACCCTCGAAGAAAGCGTCGAAAAGCGTTTAAAGCTTAACGACACCGGCCTCGTCCCAGCCATCGTCCAAGCCGACGACACCAAGGAGGTGCTCATGATGGCGTGGATGGACACCCACGCCTTGGCATACACCCTGGCCACACGACGCGGCACCTACTTTTCCCGCTCCCGCAATGAGTACTGGATCAAGGGCTTGACCTCTGGCAACGTCCAAGAAGTCACCAACGTAGCCCTTGACTGCGACGGCGACACCATTTTGGTGACAGTGAAACAAACCGGCGGAGCATGCCATACTGGTGCACGCACCTGCTTTGACAATGACGTTTTGCTCTAA
- a CDS encoding amidohydrolase → MSRISKLLSNHGVDLSWQEAAYQDFHEHPELSGFESETADRIQKHLASFDCEVIPNVGGYGIVAIFRNGEGPVALMRADFDGLPVKEVTGVPFASTRMRPHDGVNVPVMHACGHDVHVTALLGACAILNERRDAWGGTFIALFQPSEENSQGANKMVAGGLVDLIPRPDVCFGQHVVPGPAGTVMTMPGGALAACDSIEIRIQGRSAHGSMPHNSIDPTFVAAMIVVRLQGIVGREVSPEDFAVISVGTLESGNTNNTIPASARLVLNCRFYNDKVKHKVYRAIERVVRGECLASGIAEDPVIEYFAHGDLTDNTPEVFATVRPVFNDVFGPDSVDAYRWTASEDFPSIPKAFNSPYLYWTVGVTPRDLWNEATEKDRVAFDVPANHMGNFLPDYEPTMRATTTAAAAAVLTYLEAP, encoded by the coding sequence ATGAGCCGTATTTCAAAACTTCTAAGCAATCATGGTGTTGATCTGTCCTGGCAGGAAGCTGCCTACCAGGATTTTCATGAGCATCCGGAGCTGTCTGGTTTTGAATCAGAGACCGCCGATCGAATCCAAAAGCACCTCGCCTCGTTTGACTGTGAGGTGATCCCCAATGTGGGTGGTTACGGTATCGTGGCGATCTTTAGAAACGGTGAAGGACCAGTCGCGTTGATGCGTGCTGACTTTGATGGTCTTCCCGTCAAAGAAGTCACGGGGGTGCCGTTTGCCTCGACGCGAATGCGTCCCCATGATGGGGTCAACGTGCCCGTCATGCATGCCTGTGGCCATGATGTTCACGTCACTGCGTTGCTCGGTGCATGTGCAATTTTGAATGAACGTCGCGACGCCTGGGGTGGCACCTTTATTGCACTTTTCCAGCCATCGGAGGAAAACTCCCAAGGAGCCAACAAAATGGTTGCCGGTGGATTGGTAGATCTCATCCCGCGTCCCGATGTGTGCTTTGGCCAGCATGTTGTACCAGGTCCAGCCGGAACGGTCATGACGATGCCAGGAGGTGCGTTGGCGGCGTGCGATTCCATTGAAATTAGAATTCAAGGTCGAAGCGCTCATGGTTCCATGCCGCACAACTCAATCGATCCCACGTTCGTGGCTGCCATGATCGTGGTGCGTCTCCAAGGAATTGTGGGCCGTGAGGTGTCGCCGGAAGATTTTGCCGTGATCTCTGTGGGCACGTTGGAATCAGGCAACACCAATAACACCATTCCTGCTAGTGCTCGTTTAGTGCTGAACTGTCGTTTCTACAACGACAAGGTGAAGCACAAGGTTTATCGCGCTATTGAACGTGTGGTTCGTGGTGAATGTCTGGCGTCGGGCATCGCGGAAGATCCAGTGATTGAGTACTTCGCTCATGGCGATCTCACCGATAACACCCCCGAGGTGTTTGCGACCGTCCGCCCGGTGTTCAACGATGTGTTTGGTCCCGATTCCGTCGATGCGTATCGCTGGACTGCCTCCGAGGATTTTCCCTCGATCCCGAAGGCGTTCAACAGCCCGTATCTGTACTGGACTGTGGGTGTTACTCCTCGTGATCTGTGGAACGAGGCCACAGAAAAAGACCGGGTCGCTTTTGACGTCCCGGCCAATCACATGGGCAATTTCTTGCCTGATTACGAACCAACCATGCGCGCTACAACGACGGCGGCTGCAGCTGCGGTACTCACCTACTTGGAAGCGCCGTAG
- a CDS encoding DUF4921 family protein: MNSSLHYSPTPIRTMADGTIKQIHPFTGTEVWTVPGRGNRPLSHPASTTVELTDNDHTAFCAFCSDNMLSTPPEKTRIVRTTNGTCEILPGALPHEVHDNIAEFRRVPNLFEIVSYDYWHKNFGFEMDSDTAMRMASYIALPEGREHVLAIIRTRLKAAGEDPTELTESELLEKAPSYFAGGHDVIIGRRHFIDGATNDSQLASSGTLTRAEHEAFIQLTVDGIRDLYEKNRYAPYVVAFQNWLKPAGASFDHLHKQLVAIDERGGLVKDELMQLRNNPNMYNELAVDYAGYHNLIIAENDFAVAFAGFGHRYPTIEIYSKSATPEPWLHTTTELRGMSDIIHACHAATGAQVPCNEEWVHKPVDVDMPMPWHVMIKWRVSTLAGFEGGSKIYLNTLSPQNVRDRMVKEMYRLRDEGHIATDLRIAMECSMERNSLKYNPLL; the protein is encoded by the coding sequence ATGAACAGCTCCTTGCACTATTCCCCCACCCCCATTCGCACCATGGCGGATGGAACCATCAAACAAATTCACCCTTTTACAGGCACTGAAGTGTGGACGGTTCCAGGGCGGGGAAACCGACCACTGTCGCATCCCGCTTCCACAACCGTCGAATTAACCGACAACGACCACACGGCTTTTTGTGCGTTTTGCTCCGACAACATGCTCTCTACCCCACCGGAGAAAACCCGCATCGTACGAACCACCAACGGCACCTGCGAAATTCTCCCCGGCGCGCTGCCTCATGAAGTCCACGACAACATCGCAGAATTTCGCCGAGTACCCAATCTCTTTGAGATCGTTTCCTATGACTATTGGCACAAGAATTTTGGCTTCGAGATGGATTCGGACACCGCGATGCGGATGGCTTCCTACATCGCGCTTCCAGAAGGCCGCGAACATGTCCTCGCTATCATCCGTACCCGTCTCAAGGCTGCTGGTGAGGATCCCACCGAGCTCACCGAAAGCGAGCTGTTAGAGAAAGCGCCGAGCTATTTTGCCGGTGGCCACGATGTCATCATTGGCAGGCGTCACTTTATCGACGGCGCCACCAATGATTCCCAACTCGCTTCCTCTGGAACACTTACCCGCGCTGAACATGAGGCATTTATTCAGCTCACCGTCGACGGCATCCGGGACCTCTATGAGAAAAACCGCTACGCGCCTTATGTGGTGGCGTTTCAAAACTGGTTGAAACCTGCAGGAGCGTCCTTTGATCACCTGCACAAGCAATTAGTGGCCATTGATGAACGCGGTGGTTTAGTAAAAGATGAGCTGATGCAGCTGCGCAACAACCCCAACATGTACAACGAGTTGGCTGTTGATTACGCCGGGTATCACAACCTCATCATCGCCGAAAACGACTTCGCCGTGGCGTTTGCAGGATTTGGTCACCGCTACCCCACGATTGAGATTTACTCCAAGTCCGCAACCCCGGAGCCGTGGCTGCACACCACCACGGAGCTACGTGGCATGAGCGATATCATTCACGCATGTCACGCCGCTACTGGAGCACAAGTTCCGTGTAATGAGGAATGGGTGCACAAGCCAGTTGACGTCGATATGCCGATGCCGTGGCATGTGATGATCAAGTGGCGTGTCTCTACCCTTGCCGGCTTTGAGGGCGGCTCCAAAATTTACCTCAACACGCTATCGCCTCAGAATGTGCGCGACCGGATGGTGAAGGAAATGTATCGTCTACGCGACGAAGGCCACATCGCAACCGATCTGCGTATTGCCATGGAATGTTCGATGGAACGAAACAGCTTGAAATACAATCCGCTGCTCTAG
- the hisF gene encoding imidazole glycerol phosphate synthase subunit HisF: MGVAVRIIPCLDVDNGRVVKGVNFENLRDAGDPVELAKRYDEEGADELTFLDVTASKHGRGTMLDVVRRTADQVFIPLTVGGGVRSEDDVDQLLRAGADKVSVNTSAIARPELLSELSQRFGAQCIVLSVDARRVPEGGKPQPSGFEVTTHGGSKSAEIDAVEWAKRGEELGVGEILLNSMDGDGTKNGFDLELIEKVRDAVSIPVIASGGAGAAKHFPPAVESGANAVLAATIFHFREVTISEVKNAIKTEGFEVR; the protein is encoded by the coding sequence ATGGGCGTGGCAGTAAGGATCATTCCTTGCCTGGACGTGGACAACGGACGCGTAGTTAAAGGCGTCAATTTTGAAAACTTGAGGGACGCTGGTGACCCAGTCGAGCTTGCGAAGCGCTATGACGAAGAAGGCGCAGACGAGCTGACCTTCCTTGATGTCACCGCCTCTAAGCACGGCCGTGGCACCATGCTTGATGTGGTTCGTCGCACTGCAGACCAGGTGTTTATCCCACTTACCGTCGGTGGTGGCGTCCGAAGCGAAGACGACGTAGATCAGCTCCTGCGCGCCGGCGCAGACAAAGTTTCTGTTAACACCTCCGCTATCGCGCGTCCAGAGTTGCTTTCTGAGCTCTCACAGCGTTTTGGTGCGCAGTGCATCGTGCTGTCCGTTGATGCCCGTCGCGTACCAGAAGGCGGAAAGCCCCAGCCTTCTGGATTTGAAGTCACCACCCATGGTGGGTCCAAGTCGGCAGAAATCGATGCTGTGGAATGGGCGAAGCGTGGCGAAGAATTGGGTGTTGGCGAAATCTTGCTCAACTCCATGGACGGCGACGGCACCAAGAACGGCTTCGATCTAGAGCTCATTGAAAAAGTCCGTGACGCCGTGTCCATACCTGTGATTGCTTCCGGTGGTGCGGGTGCAGCGAAACACTTCCCGCCAGCGGTGGAATCCGGAGCCAACGCAGTGCTTGCTGCCACCATCTTCCACTTCCGCGAAGTCACCATTTCAGAAGTAAAAAACGCCATCAAGACTGAAGGATTCGAGGTTCGATAA